CCTGATAACCTACCATGCCAACATTAAGTCCAAACACAGAAATAGTTGTTTTAATTCCCTCACCAAGGGTCCATGCATTTTGCAGATCTGGATGTATCATTATAGCTCCCAATGCTGCTGCCAAAAATGGATTGGTATCAAATTCTCTAGCGGCACTAAAAGCAATTAAAACTGGTAAAAATACAAAGGCTGCATTTGAAAACATATTTAACAATATATATATTCCACTTTTATCATCTATCCAATGAAAAGTCTGAAACATACCTAGTAATCCCATCAAAAGGCCACTGGCAACTATTGCCGGAATAATTGGAACAAATATATTTGACAGCATTCTTGCAAATTTTGCAAAGACATTCATATTTTTTGCTCCTGCTTTTTTAGTATCACTTAAGCTGGCTTGCTGAATGGAAGTTCCCTCTGTAAATGCATTATAAACTTTATTTACTGTTCCCTGACCAATTATAATTTGAAGTTGCCCTGAGCTATTAAATACCCCTTTAACTGCATCAATTTTTTCAATCTTTTTTACGTCTGCCTTTTTTTCATCTTTTAAAATAACTCTCAATCTTGTGGCACAATGTGCTGCACTTGCTACGTTGCCTTCACCCCCTAAATACTTTAAGATCTCTTTAGCTACTTTGCTATAATCCATTATTTAATCCTCCTTGTATATTTTCTATGCCAGAATACTATTTTTACTAAAAATAATGTTATCTTTTTTTATAGTTTTAATTTATTTCTCTTACAAAATTTATGCTTATTAAAAATTCCGACATAATCAATACTTTAAATTTATAAAATAAAAAAACCTAAATTGAAAAGTATACCTATTGTATATACTTCAATTTAGGTTTTGCCTGCATAACCAGTAACAATCCCAGATATTAAATTTTATCTTTTAATTGTGCTCTATACTAGAAATAACTCTCTGTATATGGAGAGTAAGATAGACTACTTCACCATCATTTATTTTATAATGATAATTTTTTTCAACAAATTTCTTTATTTTCAATGCACAATTATGAGGTTGTTTATAATTTTCCCTTACTATTTCTAAAAATTCGTCCTGATCCTGAGATAAAGTTTTATTTGAAATTACCCTTTGAGCAAAATACTTCAAATGTGTTATCAACCTATCATAGGAAATATCTTCTTCATTAAATTCTATGGTAAAAAAGTATTTTATTATATTCAATATTTGCTGAACAATTGTAGTTATATTCATGGTATTATCCATGCTTTCATTAAGAGAAGCATCAATTAAATGCAATGCAATATAACCAGCTTCATCTATATTCATTTTGATATCGAGTTCTTTTTCAATCAGTTTAATCGCCCATAGACCAACTTCATATTCTTTTTTATGAATCCTTTGAATTTCCCAAAGTAAATGATTTTTAAGATTAATCCCTTCCTTAAATCTTTTAATGGCAAAGGCTATATGATCTGTAAGTGCTATATAAATATGATCATAAAATTCCGTATTTAATTTTTCTTTACCGTAGCTTATTATAGCTTCAGATAATTTTACATATTCCAAGGGAATTTCATTTATTAACTTTTGAAACTTTTCATTTTCAATTGTATTTTCCAGAATAAAGACTTTTTCAATTTTTGAATTAGAAATAATATCTCCTGTCTTCTTTTGAAAAGCAATTCCTCTTCCCATAACCACTTTTTCAAGCTTTGTATTCTTATCTAAAGTTGTAACTACATTGTTATTCAATATTTTTTTAATTATCATAGTAATCACCCCAACGTTATGTGATATAAACAGAGTTCTTTGTTTCAGGTGGAATCTTTTCCCATCTGAAACTTACTAACAGAGTTCTTAGTATCGGTATTTTCGATACTTAGAAATCGTTGTCCTTTAGGGTAAATCGTTATCCAGGTACGTAGCATCCGTTATTTCCCACTGTGCAAAGTGCGTTGGAAGTATTACGGATGGTAGTCATCGGATAAAATGCTATTATCTATTATAAATATAACTTAATAGAATTATTTAAATATATCAATAATAACTAGCAAATTTATTATTCACATAATAAAACACCCAAATTAAAATAAATACAAATTTATCTTAACTTGGGTTTTGCCTGCCTAACAGTTACAATCCCTTTATTCATTTTATGAGCTTATGATAACATTTTCATTATTATCTGTCAACATGTTTTTAACAATATTTTATTATCATTTTAACTTTTAGCTTATTTCAAATTTAAAATAATTAGCACTGTATAGGATAAATTATTATACAAATAATTATAGTTTTATCTTTTGTAAAAGGAGTAAAGGGTGCAATTACGCACCCTTTACTTCAGCTATATATTTTTAAATTTTAATTTTAAATCCTTTAAATCTTTTAATATTTTGTAATATTCCTTATCAAGAGCTTTAACATCATCCTTTTTAGAAGGAGCAGAAAGCTTACCTATAACTTCTGAAAGACGATTTTCAAGCACGAGTACTTGTTTTTTTATCTCTTCTTCTCTGTGAATTACAGGATTATTCTTTTTCTCCATATATTCTTCATAGGTTCCCCTTGAAGCTTCAATCTCATGATTTTCAATGTATAGAATATTATCTGCTATGGCATTTATAAATCTTCTGTCATGAGAAACCAATAGGATAGTGCCAGAATAGTCCTTTAGTACCTTTTCAACAATTTCAAGAGAATCTACATCCAAATAATTAGTGGGTTCATCCAGTATAAGTAAATTTATATCACTAAGTATAAGCTTTGCAAAACAAACTTTAACCCTTTCTCCTCCGCTTAGAACTTTAACCTTTTTATATACATCTTTATCTTTAAATAAAAGCCTTGCCAAGGTAATTCTAACAAAGTTTTCATCATATATGCTATTTTTAGTTACATTTTCAAGTATACTCAGTTCCTCCTCTACAATATCAAGACTCTGACTATAATACCCTATTTTAAGAGCTTTTGATTTTTTTATTGAAACCTCTCCATTTATAATCATCTTTAAAAGAGTACTTTTTCCGCATCCATTGGGTCCTATAAGAGCATTTTTAGAATTATTATATATAGTAAATTCTGCATCTTTAAATATAATTTTATTTTTGAAGGCTTTATTTATGTTATTTCCACAGATAACTATATTACTATGAAGTTTATTTTCTTCTGGTACATCTAGTTTTATCCTTTTTGTCTCAGGAGGTTTTCCCTTTATATTTATATGCTCTAATCTTTTCTCCATATTCTTTGTGGTTTTATTAAGATTGGCTTTTGCCTTCTGTCCACCCATTCTATGAAGTCTTGCCTCGGAATTTCCCATACGTTTTGGAGTCCTTTTTATAGAGTCCCCCTTCCTTTTCACATTTTCAATAGCTCCCTCAATTCTACCTTTCTCCTTTATATATTGTTCATATTCAAAGACTTCTCTGTTATATTCCTGATCTTTCTGTTCTCTATAACTTCTGTAGTTACCTCTATATTCTTTAATTTTTCCCTTATTTAAATCAATTATCTTGTTGCACAATCTATCAAGAAATTCTCTATCATGAGATACAATTATAAAAGCTCCTCTATACTTTCTAAATTTTTCTTCAAGAATTTCTATACCTTCAATATCTAAATTACTGGTAGGCTCATCAGCTATTATCATATTACTGTTTTCATAAAATCCCTTAGCAAGCTTAAATCTAGTCTTTTCCCCTCCGCTTAAATTACTATCCCATTTTATATTAGCACCAAAGGCTTTGGCAGCCTCACTATCTATACTTCCCTGAATCTCTTTATCAAGCTGTCCTATTAAGCTGAATTTACCATAGCTTTTAACGGTTCCTTCGTATTCATTGTCTATTCCAGCAAGTATATTTATAAGTGTAGTTTTACCTTCACCATTAATACCTACAAGACCAATTCTATCCTCAGAATATATCTTAAGATCTTTTATATCAAGTATTAACCTGTCTCCAAAATACTTTTTTATACTTTTACATTCCATTAACAACAAAAAATCCCCTCCTTAAACCTAGAGAGGATAGCATCCTTAAATATCAATTAATCTCATTTAGCCAAAATAACATATTTGCTAAAGCTAGATTAATTCCTGCAAACCTTACGCCCTTATATTATTTTTAAGATACATGGGGTACGCAGGATAAATATTACTATAAAAGTACAATTAAAAGTGTATTTACACAATGGAATACACAAATAAACCTGCAGCAAACCGCAAGTAAAAATAAATACTTTTAGCCAGTAATAAAGATATTATAAAAGCAATGATAAACTATCCACTCATAGGTTTTAATAAAATTAAACACAAAAACTTAATCTGTAAATTTAAAGTTTTAATTATTTATTAAATGATCCTTATAAGTGAATTACATTCTCATGGCTGCAAATACCTTTACCCTTTCATTTATTTATTAGATTTGTACTTTACAGATTTATTGTAGCATGGTATTTAAATAAAAGCAATGTTACTCAGTTAAATCACAAGACAAATTAATTAAACTGTAAAATATTATTTCATTGTCTTTAAAATATCTTTTTGAAATTTACGCTGCTGTCTGTAAAATTCAGTATTATATAGATTAGGCATGTATTCATTATGAATTTTCACAATACCGATTAATGACTTTTTTAAATCTTTAATATTACCTACCGCATAAGAACCTACAATACAATTTGTCATTACAGCTCCCCTCGACACCTGAAGTGTCATAACTTCAGTGCCTATTATATCCGCTTTAATCTGATTCCACAGATCATCTTTACTTCCGCCTTCTGCTATGGTAATAGTATTAATATCAATACCTGCACCTCTATAGACATCAGTAATCTCCAAATACTCATAGGCAATCGATTCCAAAATAGCCCTCCACAAAACATATTGGTCTGTATCTAAAGTCATATTTATAAAACTTCCCTTAAGATTTGAATACTCTCCATGGGTATCTGTTAAATAAGGCAGAAAAAATACGCCATTACATCCTGGAGAAACTTTTCTCGCTTCTCTGCTTAATCTTTCATAATAGTTATCATCCTCTGATTTCTTGCAAAGGTTATCCTTAAACCATCTTAAAGATAATCCTCCAGTCCTTACAAATCCCCAGTAAAAGTATGTATTTTCAAGAGTTCCAGAGTTAAAAATAAGTCCACTTCCTCTTCTGCTGAGTTCCGGTACGATCCCACTGGTAGAAACACAAAACATGGCACAAGTCCCAGCCACATCTACTGCTCTATTTGCATCAATTACTCCATTACCAAGCATAGACTGCATAGTGTCGCCAGCACCAGCACAAATAGGAATACCTTCTGGAAAACCAGTTTCTCTGGCAGACTCTATTGATAAACCTCCAATTATATCCCAAGGTTTCACAATTTTAGGCATATAACCTTTATCTATACCTAAGATTTCAAGTTGCTCATATGACCATTCTTTATCATAAACACGATATCCAAGTCCCCAGCCAGACATAGTTCCCCAATCAATAAAAGCATCCTCACTATTTAATCCTGCAAGTCTTGACAAAATATAGGCAGCATTATGTACAAACTTTTTGCCTGATTTTTTAAAATTTTCATCATTAGCTAAAATCCATCTTGCATGCATAGCTGGAAACATGCAGCTTGCCTCAGCATTTCCCGTTTCTTTCTGCCATAGGGATAGATTTAAATTGTTAATGACTTTAACATCTTCCTCAGTTCTAGAATCCAAATAATTTATATATGGTGTAATAGCTTCTCCACTCTCATCAATCCCAACTATACCGCATATAATGCCGTCACCCATAATAGATTTAACTGAGTTTAAAGGTATTTTTTTATTTCGTAACTGAAGTGCACATTCCTTCATTCCCTTTTTAGTAAGATATAGATATTCCTCTGCATCCATTTCCACCCAGCCAGTATGGGGATATTTTAAAGTGGTTTTATTGGCTGCTTCAGCTACACAATTCATATGTTCATCATATATGGCAACCTTAACACTTTGAGTACCAGCATCAAATCCAAGAAAATACTGCTGCATTTTTAATACCTCCTGCATTCTATAAAAAAATTTTATACCTTCATAAATATTTATATCATTATTGTTAACCTATTAAATTGCATAATTAATTTATTTTCACTCATACATCTATATATGGGGTCTTTGATTTCAAATGTATACTGTATATAGAATTTGAAATTTAAAATTATGCAATATGAAATTTCATCAATTAATAATGAAAAGCTAATCATGTAGCTCTTCAAATTATTAATTTTCTTTTTTCTTTTATATTATCATATGTATTCCACAGATAATGCATATAAATTTCAAATATACAGAAAATAATTACTATAAACAACAATAAATTTATCATGTATATACTAATGGTTAATAACTATAAATCCATAGAAAGGATAATATTTTTATGCTTAATAAAAATAATAATAAATCAGTAATTGTAATAGCCGCATTATTTGAACTAATTCTTACCACCACAGTTATAACTGCTATTTTATCAAGGCAATGGAAGATTTTATACCTATCTCTGCTGGCTGCAGTCTGTCTTATACTTCCTTTTATAATTACATATATCTCTAATATAAAGAATATAATGCTACCTCCCAGCTTTAACTTGGTAAGTTTGTTATTTATTTTTTCTGCACAATATTTAGGTGAAATCAAGAGATTCTATGATATATTTTGGTGGTGGGATATATTTCTTCACAGCATATTCGGTATGTACGCAGTTATAATAGCCTTATATATAATACAGGGAATTATAAAAAAGAAGCAGGGAATTACAAAGCAGCGGCTTATTCTTTTCAATGGAGTATTTTCATTTAGCTTTTCAATAGCCTTGGGTACATTATGGGAGATGTTTGAATTTACAGCAGATTGTTTATTTAAAACTAATATGATAACAGGTGGATTTCAAGATACTGCTACAGATCTTATTGCAAAAATTTTAGCTGCTTTTATTACCTGCGCAGTATATTATCATCATAGCTTAAGAAAATAAGAGATTGAATATTGCCTCTAGCTATTAGCTGAAAGCCATTTTCGATAAAGTTCTTTTGTCTTAAATCCTTTACTGAGTATCATTTCCATTTCAGACAAACGCTTTTTTCTGGTTGCTTCCTGTTTAGCACTATAGACATATCTTGCCCAATCTTTTTTATATCCAGAAGTTAAATTTTTATAAAACTCAGACAAAATGGTATCACCAGAAAGATAATCTTCAATTTCAGGTATATATTTAATATAGTCATCTACATATTGGCTGCTGGCAGTTGAAGTCTTTCTTTTGCTAGAACCAGCCTCTTTTACCCCCACAATAGTAAATGTTTCATCTAAGCTTACCATTCGCGCAAACTTTACATTACTATCTCCAATATATCCATCTCCCTTGTCATCTACATTTAAACTAGGAAGAATTTCATCTCTATGAATAAAATCTGAGTATATTTTATTGCCCTTTTTAGGATATGCAATATATAAATATCCATTACTATTTAATCTATTTTCATTAATGACTTCATCAATAATTTCTTTTAAGCCATTAATATTGAATACAAAAGCAAAAATCAGATCATATTTATCCTTATTAAAAGTGGAATCATATTTTTGTAAACTATGAAAATATTCATTTTTCAGCTCTGGTAAATTAATTATCGCAATAGAATTATACTTATCTAATTTTAATTTTTCTACAATAGTTTTTTCAGCCAAATTTATTCACCCTTCCTATTTTGTTTAAATAGTAAAATATTTTAATTTAATCATTATTTGAAACTAGTAAAAAATGCCATCTACAAACAATGCATATAGCTTTCCGCCTCATCTCCCTTTATTAAAAAAGCCTCTCCTTTCGAACAGAAAATAGAAGCAGATGTATAGTCAATATCGGCATTTTTATTATATCCTATTTTATCAATTATCTCTTTCTCATTATGACAAATATCATATCCATCAAAGATAAAATTTATTTTTCCCTTTCCCTTGGTTAGTGAAGTAAATTCTATTATTTAATTCCTATTTTAAATCATACTGCTTTTTGGATTCCAATTTTCCATCTATAAAGTTAACATTCAAATAACTTTCATCTTCATTTGTCCATATATAAGTTTCAGCACTGTAATCTTCTTCCATAGATTCATAGCTTAATTCACCTTTACCAAGTATTGATTTAACTTCACTATAAGTCATATTAGTCTTTAATCTATCGTACATGTTTTTTGTTACCTTTGCATTTTTTGACTCCAAATCAACCTGCGATTTATCTATTACTTTATTATTTAAAAAACTTATATATATACCTGTTTCATCAGAATTTTCCCATTTATAATCAGCTGCTTCATTACTAAAATGTCCCGAAGAGGATTCTTCTTCTCCCTCACCAAGTATCTTCTGTACCTTATCATAGGTCATTCCCATTTTTATTTCCATAAATTTTTCCATAGTATATTTTCTATTTTCAACTTTATCGTTATTATCATAATTTTTATTATTATCATAATTATAGCTATTACTACTGATGTTTTCCGATTTTCCTTTAAAAACCCCCATGTTGTGTAAAGCAAAAAATACAGATATACCTATAGGTATTATAGATAAAATAATTCTAAAGTTACTAAAATTAAAACTTCTTTTCTGTTTCATTCCACAGCGAGGACAAATTTTAGTATCTATAGGAATATCTTTAGTACAATAAGGGCATTTTTTAGTTCTATTATTCATTTCTTTTCTCCTTTTATTTTATATAACTATTTTTCTCTTTGATAAATTTTATTAATTTTTCCTCTATATGTATTATCTTTATTTTTTATTTGCTTATCAACAGTTTTTTTAAATATTTTTGTAAAAAATCAATAGGTTAGTCAGATTACTCTGAATTTGATCTCAATAAGCTTAAATTGCACAAGTAACACTAAACAGGACAGAGCACATAAAAATTGCTCTGTCCTGTTTAATAAATTTATTTTTTCTTCACATTAATAACAATTCATATAATAGAAATCAAATAAATTCTACTTGTTTGGCAACCCTCTAACGGGTTTTCTCATATTTGTGTCTGTATCCATGGTTATTGGATTCGCTGTCTTTGGATTTTGAGTTTTGTTGTCATTTCTAGACTTTCTCTCTGATTTTGTAGGCATAAAATCAACTCCTTTCCCTTTTACTTTCCCCAAGGTTAAAAGGAGTTATTCCCATTTGTACTCCTAGAAATTATTTTATATCTTCAAATCAACTCCACTTTTCTTTTCTTTCAGCATTACTTGTATTAAATCTACTATTTGTGCTCCAGCTTCCACCGGCGGCATACCATTTCTATGAATATTGGATATTACAGTTCTCTGTGATTCCGGCTTTTTGGTACTGGATTCATAGGCCATATAGCAACTCATACTTTCACCAGTAGCAAGTCCAGGTCTTTCTCCTATAAGTATTATAGTAATCTTTGCATTTAACGCTTCACCTATCCTATCCATGGTTGCAACTCTGGCAAATTTTATAAATATAGGTGTACCAACTTTATAGCCTTTAGCTTCTAATCCATCTAAAATAATTGAATATATATCTCTTAAATTTGCATTAATAGCAGTAGAGCTGAGTCCATCTCCTGCTATAATCTGCACCTCTGGAGAATGTATACAATTTTTTTTGATATATTCAATAGTATCTTTAGAAAATTTCCTTCCAAAATCAGGCCTTGTTATATATTCTTCTTTATCCGTTACTACAGTTTGTATTTTCAAAAAATTAAGTTCATCAATTGATTTTTCATCTACAGCTGACCAAACGGCATCCATAGCTACGGCATGATCTGCCCTGAATTTCAGTAATGTATCTGTTTTAAGTCTGGTTCCAGCTTTTCCAACACATACTCTTGCTGGAGTAGTTTCCTTAATTCTCATGCACATTTCCCTATCCAAAGGGTTATCTATACTTATTATGTCATTTTTCAATTAACTCACCACACTATCTAAATATAGAAGGATCTCCAGCTCTTTCTGTAAGCCTTCCCTCTTCCATTATTCCTAACTCTTCCATTCTCTTTTCAAATTTATCTATAGCTCTTTTTTCAGTTATTTCCCTTAAAGTTGCTATATCATGATAACTTGAAGATTGATACATAAGCATTACATCATCACCACAGGGAATTCCCATAAAATAATTACAATTTGCCATGGAAAGAAGCATAGCTAAATTCTCCAGATCATTTTGATCTGCCTTCATATGATTTGTATAACAGGTATCAACCCCCATAGATAACCCTGTTAGCTTTCCCATGAAATGATCTTCAAGTCCTGCCCTTATAACCTGCCTTCCATCGTATAAATATTCCGGTCCAATGAATCCAACAACTGTATTAACAAGAAAGGGATTATACCTTTTGGCAAGTCCATAGCATCTTGCTTCCATCACAAGCTGATCAGCACCATTATGCCCTTCTGAAGAGAGTTCTGACCCCTGCCCTGTTTCGAAATACATAAAATTATCTCCTTTAGAACTTTTATTTAATTTCATAAGTTCATAAGCTTCATCCAATAAGTTTACATTTATTCCAAAGGCTCTATTTGAAATTTCAGAACCTGCCAGACTTTGAAACATAATATCTATTGGTACACCCTTTTTAAGAGCTTCCATCTGGGTTGTTATATGGGCAAGTACACAATTTTGTGTTGGTATTTTCCATTTAGTTGTAAACTCATTAAATTTATTTAGTATTTTAGAAACACTTTCTATAGTATCTACTACAGGATTAAGACCAATCACAGCATCTCCAACTCCATAACTTATTCCTTCCATTACAGAAGCCATTATTCCATCTATATCATCTGTGGGATTATTAGGCTGAAGTCTTGCTGATAAAGTCCCCCTTTTACCTATAGTAGTATTACAGGTAGCAGTATTACAAAATTTTTGTGCTCCGTATACCAAATCCATATTAGTCATAAGCTTAGTTACTGCTGCTATAATTTCTGAAGTCAATCCATCTCTTATAGATTTTATTTCATCTTCACTCTTTGAAAGTATCAAATCTCTAAATTCTCCTACTGTAAGAGATTTGATTTTGTCATACTGCTTCTCATCAACAGAATCCTGAATTACTTTTGTAACTTCATCTTTTTCATAAGGCACTACAGGATTATTTCTAAGTTCCTCCAAAGTAATATCTGCTAACACAATTTTTGCTGCCACTCTTTCAGCAGTACTCCTAGCAGCAATTCCTGCCAGTACATCTCCTGATTTCTCCTCATTAGCCTTGGCAAGCAAGTCTTTTATATCTTTAAATTCATAAACTGTACTAAATAATGTTGTCTTTAAATTCATAAAAATCACCTGTCTAACTTAATTATATTAAATTGCCTTTTCCTGTTCCTCCTGAACTGATACTGATGCCGTTAACTTTGAATATATAAAGTAGTAGATAAAAGCTGCTACGAAAGCTACAATTACCCAGGATATTGTTGAAGTATTAGAATATATTGTAGTCACTAAAAATATGCAATTAAGTATTAATGCTATAAGAGGTAATGCTATCGACACTTTATAAGGCCTCTCCATATCCGGTTCTTTCTTTCTTAAAAGAAAAAATGCAACCATACTTATTGCATGAAGAGCAATGGCACCAAAACTTGATATTACTATTATTGTTGCAGTATTGTTTAAAAGCACAAAAACCATTCCTATAAGACTTGGTATTATTATGGCTGCCACAGGTGCACCCTTTGAATTGACCTTTGATAGAAATTCAGGTAAATATCTTGATCTTGACATTGCAAATATCTGTCTTGAATATCCTATAATAATTCCATGAAGACTTGCTATAAGACCAAATAGTCCTATAAAGCTCATCAATTTAGATAATATGTTTCCCTTTCCAAATATAACATTCAAAGTATCTGGAAGAGGTGAATTTGTAACCCCTAAAGTTTTATTATCAAGTACTCCAGCTGTACAAACAAAAGTGATTAAAGCTAGAATCATAAGGGTAAGTACTGCAAATATAAATCCCTTTGGTATGTCCTTTTTAGGATTTTTACATTCTTCTGCAGACATTGCGCCTCCTTCAGCAGCAAGATAAAACCATATTGCAAAGGGAATAGCATTGAAAATTCCTGAAAAACCGCCTTTGTATATATCTCCCCCAAATATTCTCGTAAAATCTACATGTCCAATACTAGCACCAGAAAAGATTATAAGTCCTATAATTGCTATAACTGTAACAACAGTTTCAATTATAGCTGCTGTCTTTACTCCAAAACAATTTATGGCAACAAATATGGCATAAAAAACAAGTCCTGCTAAAGTTACTGGTATAGACGGTATAATAAAATTAACATAGGCACCAATGGATATTGCTATAGCTGGAGTGGCAAACAAAAATTCCATTATACATGAAAATCCTGCAAAAAATCCTCCAAATCTACCCATTGTCCTCGCCGCAAACTCCGAAGAGCCGTCTGCCTTTGGCATTGCAGTAGCCAGTTCTGCATAGCTAAACATAAAGCTTCCATAAAATACAGTTACTATCAATGTGGCAATTATAAAACCAACGGGACTTGTAAATGACATTGCATTATTCCATCCAAAATACATTCCCGATATAACCATTCCCACTATAATCGCCCAAAGTTGAAAAGGTGATAAAGTTTTTTTTAATTTATTAACCATAATAATTCCTCCTAAAAATAATTATTTTAATTTTTAAATATTAATGTCTTTATAACAACAGGGACTACACTGGATATGGGTTTACCTATATCCACATAATCTCCATTTTCTACTTTAATTCCATCTATGCAAATTAATTTTTTAGAATCTTTCAAAATATTTTTAATTCTTTGCCCAAGGGCCTTGGCAAAATCATTTTCTATTATAATAATAACTGGATTATTTCTATTTTTTACTGCATCTAAAATACTTTCAGCAATGATTTTTATATCCTCATAGGATGGTGACTTGGGACCTTTAAAGGCAAGTGCTACATTTAAACCTTCATATAAATTAATTTTATTTATAATATCATCATTAATAATTCCTCTGCTGTCTTCTGACAACTTGATAATTGGTATATTCTTCA
This genomic window from Clostridium pasteurianum DSM 525 = ATCC 6013 contains:
- a CDS encoding ethanolamine ammonia-lyase subunit EutB; the protein is MNLKTTLFSTVYEFKDIKDLLAKANEEKSGDVLAGIAARSTAERVAAKIVLADITLEELRNNPVVPYEKDEVTKVIQDSVDEKQYDKIKSLTVGEFRDLILSKSEDEIKSIRDGLTSEIIAAVTKLMTNMDLVYGAQKFCNTATCNTTIGKRGTLSARLQPNNPTDDIDGIMASVMEGISYGVGDAVIGLNPVVDTIESVSKILNKFNEFTTKWKIPTQNCVLAHITTQMEALKKGVPIDIMFQSLAGSEISNRAFGINVNLLDEAYELMKLNKSSKGDNFMYFETGQGSELSSEGHNGADQLVMEARCYGLAKRYNPFLVNTVVGFIGPEYLYDGRQVIRAGLEDHFMGKLTGLSMGVDTCYTNHMKADQNDLENLAMLLSMANCNYFMGIPCGDDVMLMYQSSSYHDIATLREITEKRAIDKFEKRMEELGIMEEGRLTERAGDPSIFR
- a CDS encoding DUF3862 domain-containing protein yields the protein MNNRTKKCPYCTKDIPIDTKICPRCGMKQKRSFNFSNFRIILSIIPIGISVFFALHNMGVFKGKSENISSNSYNYDNNKNYDNNDKVENRKYTMEKFMEIKMGMTYDKVQKILGEGEEESSSGHFSNEAADYKWENSDETGIYISFLNNKVIDKSQVDLESKNAKVTKNMYDRLKTNMTYSEVKSILGKGELSYESMEEDYSAETYIWTNEDESYLNVNFIDGKLESKKQYDLK
- a CDS encoding YdeI/OmpD-associated family protein: MAEKTIVEKLKLDKYNSIAIINLPELKNEYFHSLQKYDSTFNKDKYDLIFAFVFNINGLKEIIDEVINENRLNSNGYLYIAYPKKGNKIYSDFIHRDEILPSLNVDDKGDGYIGDSNVKFARMVSLDETFTIVGVKEAGSSKRKTSTASSQYVDDYIKYIPEIEDYLSGDTILSEFYKNLTSGYKKDWARYVYSAKQEATRKKRLSEMEMILSKGFKTKELYRKWLSANS
- the eutC gene encoding ethanolamine ammonia-lyase subunit EutC, yielding MISIDNPLDREMCMRIKETTPARVCVGKAGTRLKTDTLLKFRADHAVAMDAVWSAVDEKSIDELNFLKIQTVVTDKEEYITRPDFGRKFSKDTIEYIKKNCIHSPEVQIIAGDGLSSTAINANLRDIYSIILDGLEAKGYKVGTPIFIKFARVATMDRIGEALNAKITIILIGERPGLATGESMSCYMAYESSTKKPESQRTVISNIHRNGMPPVEAGAQIVDLIQVMLKEKKSGVDLKI
- the licT gene encoding BglG family transcription antiterminator LicT produces the protein MIIKKILNNNVVTTLDKNTKLEKVVMGRGIAFQKKTGDIISNSKIEKVFILENTIENEKFQKLINEIPLEYVKLSEAIISYGKEKLNTEFYDHIYIALTDHIAFAIKRFKEGINLKNHLLWEIQRIHKKEYEVGLWAIKLIEKELDIKMNIDEAGYIALHLIDASLNESMDNTMNITTIVQQILNIIKYFFTIEFNEEDISYDRLITHLKYFAQRVISNKTLSQDQDEFLEIVRENYKQPHNCALKIKKFVEKNYHYKINDGEVVYLTLHIQRVISSIEHN
- the abc-f gene encoding ribosomal protection-like ABC-F family protein, encoding MECKSIKKYFGDRLILDIKDLKIYSEDRIGLVGINGEGKTTLINILAGIDNEYEGTVKSYGKFSLIGQLDKEIQGSIDSEAAKAFGANIKWDSNLSGGEKTRFKLAKGFYENSNMIIADEPTSNLDIEGIEILEEKFRKYRGAFIIVSHDREFLDRLCNKIIDLNKGKIKEYRGNYRSYREQKDQEYNREVFEYEQYIKEKGRIEGAIENVKRKGDSIKRTPKRMGNSEARLHRMGGQKAKANLNKTTKNMEKRLEHINIKGKPPETKRIKLDVPEENKLHSNIVICGNNINKAFKNKIIFKDAEFTIYNNSKNALIGPNGCGKSTLLKMIINGEVSIKKSKALKIGYYSQSLDIVEEELSILENVTKNSIYDENFVRITLARLLFKDKDVYKKVKVLSGGERVKVCFAKLILSDINLLILDEPTNYLDVDSLEIVEKVLKDYSGTILLVSHDRRFINAIADNILYIENHEIEASRGTYEEYMEKKNNPVIHREEEIKKQVLVLENRLSEVIGKLSAPSKKDDVKALDKEYYKILKDLKDLKLKFKNI
- a CDS encoding FGGY-family carbohydrate kinase: MQQYFLGFDAGTQSVKVAIYDEHMNCVAEAANKTTLKYPHTGWVEMDAEEYLYLTKKGMKECALQLRNKKIPLNSVKSIMGDGIICGIVGIDESGEAITPYINYLDSRTEEDVKVINNLNLSLWQKETGNAEASCMFPAMHARWILANDENFKKSGKKFVHNAAYILSRLAGLNSEDAFIDWGTMSGWGLGYRVYDKEWSYEQLEILGIDKGYMPKIVKPWDIIGGLSIESARETGFPEGIPICAGAGDTMQSMLGNGVIDANRAVDVAGTCAMFCVSTSGIVPELSRRGSGLIFNSGTLENTYFYWGFVRTGGLSLRWFKDNLCKKSEDDNYYERLSREARKVSPGCNGVFFLPYLTDTHGEYSNLKGSFINMTLDTDQYVLWRAILESIAYEYLEITDVYRGAGIDINTITIAEGGSKDDLWNQIKADIIGTEVMTLQVSRGAVMTNCIVGSYAVGNIKDLKKSLIGIVKIHNEYMPNLYNTEFYRQQRKFQKDILKTMK